In the genome of Anaerohalosphaeraceae bacterium, one region contains:
- the holA gene encoding DNA polymerase III subunit delta, which yields MNAKRAASAPAVSPLYLIAGPDSFLNARQARRLTEQFLTEEERPLALWQPSGEEPPEMVDVLDELRTVPFLASRRVVLIQNADEFVSRNRARLEEYLEHPSPTGILILTVSKADTRTRLVKRLAQLGGLIETEVKSWELPRFACEYCRSHFGKTLTLPAAQLLVELAGDEPGSICQELEKLAVFVGEQKTITPEQVQRLVGQNRTFDAFDVIDVLMKRDTAEALRRLCVAEEKLKGE from the coding sequence ATGAACGCCAAGCGAGCCGCTTCTGCGCCTGCCGTCAGTCCGCTGTATCTGATTGCCGGACCCGATTCCTTCTTAAATGCCCGCCAGGCCCGCCGTTTGACGGAGCAGTTTCTGACGGAGGAGGAAAGGCCGCTGGCACTCTGGCAGCCGTCGGGGGAAGAGCCGCCGGAGATGGTTGATGTGCTGGATGAGTTGCGGACGGTGCCTTTTCTGGCAAGCCGGCGGGTGGTGCTGATTCAGAATGCGGACGAGTTTGTTTCCCGGAACCGGGCGCGGCTCGAAGAATATCTGGAGCATCCGAGCCCGACGGGGATTCTGATTTTAACGGTCAGCAAGGCGGATACGCGAACCCGGTTGGTCAAGCGCCTCGCGCAGCTGGGCGGGCTGATTGAAACGGAGGTCAAATCGTGGGAGCTGCCGCGGTTTGCATGTGAGTACTGCCGGAGTCATTTTGGAAAGACGCTGACACTGCCGGCGGCGCAGCTGCTCGTGGAGCTGGCAGGCGATGAGCCGGGGTCAATCTGTCAGGAACTGGAAAAGCTGGCGGTTTTTGTCGGTGAGCAGAAGACCATTACACCGGAGCAGGTTCAGCGGCTGGTCGGGCAGAACCGTACGTTCGACGCCTTTGATGTGATTGATGTGCTGATGAAAAGGGATACGGCGGAGGCGCTGCGGCGGCTGTGCGTAGCGGAAGAAAAACTCAAAGGGGAATT
- the gyrA gene encoding DNA gyrase subunit A, whose product MDETKTEFPERFEEKQILDELKTSYLNYAMSVIVSRALPDVRDGLKPSQRRILVAMNDLNLGPRSKHRKCAKIVGDTSGNYHPHGDQATYGTLVRMGQDWNMRVLLVDPQGNFGSIDADPPAAMRYTEARLTQAAMDMLEDLKQDTVDFVPNYDETRTEPVVLPSKFPNLLVNGASGIAVGMATNIPPHNVGEVCDALLLMIDDPDCGFKDILEKLPGPDFPTGGIICGRKGILDAYVTGRGHLKVRCRSHIETTAKGKTRIVITEIPYQVVRANVVAKIAECVRNGTIDEIADLRDESDRKGMRIVVELKKDADSHVVLNKLYRYTPLQTTFAVNNVALVNNRPETLNIKQMLKLFISHRLTVIRRRTRFLLRKCRSRAHILEGLILAVSDIDEIIALIKASPDAPTAKENLMKKPLRLAETETLKRILPEAFVTERSRQDQFLTGPQADAILTMQLQRLTGLEIEKLAKEYAEVAEKIADYEALLANRNLQLDVIREDLYEIKEKYKDPRRTEILTEEADEPELEDLIADEETLVMISHGGYIKRTPIDAYRKQGRGGKGVIASDTKEGDFIEHLFAASTHDTILFFTNRGICHWLKVYHIPEMSRQSKGRNLVNLLQLDPQEKIASILNVRTFDDTRQLVMATRNGLVKKTVLSAYGNPRSSGVIAIKLDENDDLIGAAITSGEDEIILGTRDGMAIRFSETQVRSMGRVSRGVQGIRLRPGDEVVDLVIAEPNSSLLTVCENGYGKRTPIEEYRPQNRGGLGLINIKTTERNGKVVALKTVHDEDELMLITANGMMIRTGLEQIREIGRNTAGVRMITLKEGDKLVAAARIVPEDKEPPSSSEPKSPTKESEEASEENS is encoded by the coding sequence ATGGACGAGACCAAAACGGAATTTCCGGAGCGATTTGAAGAGAAGCAGATTCTGGATGAGCTGAAGACGTCCTATCTGAATTATGCGATGAGTGTGATTGTGTCGCGGGCTCTTCCGGATGTTCGGGACGGGCTGAAACCCTCTCAGCGGCGCATTCTGGTGGCGATGAACGATTTGAATCTGGGGCCTCGCTCCAAGCACCGAAAATGCGCCAAAATTGTCGGCGATACGAGCGGCAACTACCACCCGCACGGCGACCAGGCGACGTACGGCACGCTGGTTCGGATGGGGCAGGACTGGAATATGCGGGTATTGCTGGTGGACCCGCAGGGCAACTTCGGCAGCATTGATGCGGACCCGCCTGCGGCGATGCGTTATACAGAGGCGCGGCTCACACAGGCGGCGATGGATATGCTGGAAGACCTGAAGCAGGACACTGTGGATTTTGTTCCGAACTATGATGAGACGCGGACGGAGCCGGTGGTGCTGCCGTCGAAGTTCCCCAATCTTCTGGTCAACGGGGCCAGCGGAATTGCGGTCGGGATGGCGACGAATATTCCCCCGCACAATGTGGGGGAGGTCTGCGATGCACTGCTGCTGATGATTGACGACCCGGACTGCGGGTTTAAGGATATACTGGAAAAACTGCCGGGGCCGGATTTTCCGACGGGGGGCATCATCTGCGGCCGCAAGGGGATTCTGGATGCGTATGTGACGGGACGCGGGCATCTGAAAGTGCGGTGCCGTTCCCATATTGAGACAACGGCAAAGGGCAAGACGCGGATTGTGATTACGGAGATTCCGTATCAGGTGGTGCGGGCGAATGTGGTAGCCAAAATCGCCGAGTGTGTGCGGAACGGCACAATTGATGAGATTGCAGACCTTCGGGATGAATCGGACCGCAAGGGCATGCGGATTGTGGTGGAACTGAAGAAGGATGCCGACAGCCATGTGGTGCTCAACAAGCTGTACCGCTATACGCCGCTGCAGACGACCTTTGCGGTGAACAATGTAGCGCTGGTGAACAACCGGCCGGAGACACTGAACATCAAGCAGATGCTGAAGCTGTTTATCAGCCATCGGCTGACGGTGATTCGGCGGCGGACGCGGTTTCTGCTTCGCAAATGCCGCAGCCGGGCTCATATTCTCGAGGGGCTGATTCTGGCGGTCAGCGATATTGATGAAATTATTGCGCTGATTAAGGCCTCGCCGGATGCGCCGACGGCCAAAGAGAATCTGATGAAAAAGCCCTTGCGGCTGGCGGAGACCGAGACGCTCAAGCGGATTCTGCCGGAGGCGTTTGTGACGGAGCGGAGCCGGCAGGACCAGTTTCTGACGGGACCGCAGGCGGATGCGATACTGACGATGCAGCTGCAGCGGCTGACGGGGCTGGAAATTGAGAAACTGGCCAAGGAGTATGCGGAAGTCGCCGAGAAGATTGCGGATTATGAGGCGCTGCTGGCCAATCGGAATCTTCAGCTGGATGTGATTCGCGAGGACTTGTACGAAATCAAGGAAAAGTACAAAGACCCGCGTCGGACGGAGATTCTTACGGAGGAGGCAGATGAGCCCGAACTGGAGGATTTGATTGCGGATGAAGAGACGCTGGTGATGATCAGCCACGGCGGATATATTAAGCGCACGCCGATCGATGCGTACCGCAAGCAGGGCCGCGGGGGCAAAGGGGTGATTGCGTCGGACACGAAGGAGGGGGATTTTATCGAGCATCTGTTTGCGGCTTCGACGCATGATACGATTCTGTTTTTCACGAACCGGGGGATTTGCCACTGGCTGAAGGTCTATCATATTCCGGAGATGTCGCGTCAGAGCAAGGGGCGGAATCTGGTGAACCTGCTGCAGCTGGACCCGCAGGAAAAGATTGCCTCGATTCTGAATGTGCGCACGTTTGATGATACGCGGCAGCTGGTGATGGCGACGCGGAACGGTCTGGTGAAAAAGACCGTGCTGTCTGCCTACGGCAATCCGCGTTCCAGCGGCGTGATTGCGATTAAGCTGGATGAGAATGACGATTTGATCGGGGCGGCGATTACCAGCGGGGAGGATGAGATTATTCTGGGTACGCGGGACGGGATGGCGATTCGGTTTTCGGAGACGCAGGTCCGTTCGATGGGGCGGGTCAGCCGCGGGGTGCAGGGGATTCGGCTCCGTCCTGGAGATGAGGTGGTGGATTTGGTGATTGCCGAGCCGAACAGTTCGCTGCTGACGGTCTGTGAGAACGGCTACGGCAAGCGGACGCCGATTGAAGAGTATCGGCCGCAGAACCGCGGCGGGCTGGGGCTGATTAACATCAAGACCACGGAGCGGAACGGCAAGGTTGTAGCCCTTAAGACTGTGCATGATGAGGATGAGCTGATGCTGATTACCGCCAACGGGATGATGATTCGCACGGGGCTGGAGCAGATTCGAGAAATCGGCAGAAATACGGCCGGCGTTCGGATGATTACGCTCAAAGAGGGCGATAAGCTGGTGGCGGCGGCGCGGATTGTGCCGGAGGACAAAGAGCCGCCGTCGTCATCGGAACCGAAGAGCCCGACAAAGGAATCCGAGGAGGCGTCTGAGGAGAATTCATGA
- a CDS encoding CTP synthase — MNEFSSQDLFAKISQMTQEDEFFLPLPEGYQKGRTKYVIVMGTVMSGLGKGIFSSCLAKLLQDKGLRVAPIKLEGYLNIDSGTLNPYRHGEVFVLDDGMETDMDLGTYERMLDQNLSRANFATSGQIYSSVLHKERHGDYLGRDVQMIPHVTGEVKLKLRQLAMSAKADVVFVEIGGTVGDLENAFYIEAMRELAYEEGPHSTCFVALTYILEPKTLGEQKSKAAQLGIKQLMQMGIQPDIIVCRSEKPVREQARQKMSVFSNVPLERVVSMHDSASIYAIPAMLRECGLDFEVIRMLKIEDRINLGYERKEWGRWCDFTDKIGRETKSVTIGITGKYTSVRDSYASILNALEHAGVHLGCKVNVKWIETTTITEQNAAEHLRDVDGIIVPRGFGVRGIEGKIACVRYARENKLPYLGLCLGFQAAVIEYARNVCGLKGANSTEVDQKCPEPVIDVLPEQKKIEGLGGNMRLGGRDVEIKPNTKAWELFGKTASVRMRFRHRYEVDPRYIEILEKSGLVFSGKAPNQPIMQILELPNHPFFMGTQAHPELTSRPMRPHPFFTGLVRAALERKG, encoded by the coding sequence ATGAATGAGTTCAGCAGTCAGGATTTGTTTGCGAAAATCAGCCAGATGACGCAGGAGGATGAGTTTTTTCTGCCGCTGCCGGAAGGATACCAGAAGGGGCGGACGAAATATGTGATTGTGATGGGGACGGTGATGAGCGGGCTGGGCAAGGGGATTTTTTCTTCGTGTCTGGCGAAGCTCCTTCAGGACAAAGGGCTTCGGGTGGCGCCGATTAAACTGGAGGGGTATCTGAATATTGATTCGGGGACGCTGAATCCGTATCGGCACGGGGAGGTGTTTGTGCTGGATGACGGGATGGAGACCGATATGGATTTGGGCACGTATGAGCGGATGCTGGACCAGAATCTGAGCCGGGCGAATTTCGCCACGAGCGGGCAGATTTACAGTTCGGTTCTGCATAAGGAGCGGCACGGGGATTATCTGGGGCGGGATGTTCAGATGATTCCGCATGTGACCGGCGAGGTGAAGCTGAAACTGCGGCAGCTGGCGATGTCGGCCAAGGCGGATGTGGTGTTTGTGGAAATCGGCGGGACGGTGGGGGATTTGGAGAATGCCTTTTATATCGAGGCAATGCGGGAGCTGGCGTATGAGGAGGGACCGCACAGTACGTGCTTTGTGGCGCTGACGTATATTCTGGAGCCGAAAACGCTGGGCGAGCAGAAGTCCAAAGCGGCCCAGCTGGGCATCAAGCAGCTGATGCAGATGGGGATTCAGCCGGATATTATCGTGTGCCGTTCGGAAAAGCCGGTGCGGGAGCAGGCCCGTCAGAAGATGAGCGTGTTCAGCAATGTTCCGCTGGAGCGGGTGGTGAGCATGCATGACTCGGCGAGCATTTATGCGATTCCGGCTATGCTGCGGGAGTGCGGGCTGGATTTTGAGGTAATCCGGATGCTTAAAATCGAGGACCGCATCAATTTGGGGTATGAGCGGAAGGAATGGGGGCGCTGGTGCGATTTTACGGATAAAATCGGGCGGGAGACGAAGTCCGTCACCATCGGGATTACCGGCAAATACACGTCGGTTCGGGACAGTTACGCATCCATTCTGAATGCGCTGGAGCATGCGGGGGTTCATCTCGGCTGCAAGGTGAACGTCAAATGGATTGAGACCACGACGATTACGGAGCAGAATGCTGCCGAACATCTGCGGGATGTGGATGGGATTATTGTCCCCAGGGGGTTCGGCGTGCGCGGGATTGAGGGCAAGATTGCCTGTGTTCGGTATGCGCGGGAGAACAAATTGCCGTATCTGGGGCTTTGTCTGGGGTTTCAGGCGGCGGTGATTGAATACGCACGGAATGTGTGCGGGCTGAAAGGAGCCAACAGCACGGAAGTGGACCAGAAGTGCCCGGAGCCGGTGATTGATGTCCTGCCGGAACAGAAGAAGATTGAAGGGCTTGGGGGGAATATGCGGCTGGGAGGCCGGGATGTGGAAATCAAGCCGAACACCAAAGCATGGGAGTTGTTCGGCAAAACCGCGTCGGTTCGAATGCGGTTTCGGCATCGGTATGAGGTGGACCCGCGGTATATCGAAATCCTCGAAAAATCGGGGCTTGTTTTTTCGGGCAAGGCGCCGAATCAGCCGATTATGCAGATTCTGGAACTTCCGAATCATCCCTTTTTTATGGGTACCCAGGCCCATCCGGAACTGACAAGCCGGCCCATGCGGCCGCATCCGTTTTTTACGGGTCTGGTTCGGGCGGCTCTGGAGAGGAAGGGATAA
- the kdsB gene encoding 3-deoxy-manno-octulosonate cytidylyltransferase: MKAVIVIPARYGSSRLEGKVLAKKTGKYLVQHTYEQALKSRFAQQVLIATDDERVLQACREFGAPCVMTRSDYPSGTDRIAEAVGGLDCEIVVNLQADEPEINPEYLRRAAQLLADHPEADMATLLAPFETARQVSDPNIVKCVTDAKGRAVYFSRSVIPYDRSNGGVGAVQQYKRHLGLYAYRKSFLMTFTKLPPGVLEQIEKLEQLRAIENGYTIWTAMVEKAWDGIDTAAQYEAFVKRVLSR, encoded by the coding sequence GTGAAAGCGGTTATTGTCATTCCCGCCCGATACGGGTCCAGCCGGCTGGAGGGGAAGGTTCTCGCCAAAAAGACAGGGAAATATCTGGTGCAGCATACCTATGAGCAGGCGCTGAAATCACGGTTTGCTCAGCAGGTTTTGATAGCGACAGATGATGAACGGGTATTGCAGGCGTGCCGGGAGTTCGGGGCGCCGTGTGTGATGACGCGTTCGGACTATCCGAGCGGCACGGACCGGATTGCCGAGGCGGTCGGCGGACTGGATTGCGAGATTGTGGTGAATCTTCAGGCAGATGAGCCGGAAATCAATCCGGAGTATCTGCGGCGGGCGGCTCAATTGCTGGCAGACCATCCGGAGGCGGATATGGCGACGCTGCTGGCGCCGTTTGAAACAGCCCGGCAGGTGTCCGATCCGAATATTGTCAAGTGTGTGACGGATGCGAAGGGGCGGGCGGTGTATTTTTCCCGCTCGGTGATACCGTATGACCGGTCGAACGGGGGGGTTGGGGCGGTGCAGCAGTACAAGCGGCATTTGGGTCTTTATGCCTATCGAAAGTCGTTTTTGATGACATTTACGAAACTGCCGCCCGGGGTTCTGGAGCAGATTGAGAAACTGGAGCAGCTGCGGGCGATTGAGAACGGCTATACGATCTGGACGGCGATGGTGGAAAAGGCCTGGGACGGGATCGATACGGCCGCTCAGTATGAAGCGTTTGTCAAGCGGGTTTTGAGCCGATAA
- a CDS encoding NAD-dependent protein deacylase produces the protein MNRIQNPQEAADSFLSALRQSRCAVGLTGAGVSTASGIPDFRGAGGLYSKISPRTFEIDFFLSNPGDYYKIALEHIHPLADKTPNSTHTMLARLEQENLLKALITQNIDGLHTKAGSKNVIEFHGNVVDFYCLECESPSSRSEVDRQIRTAGIPKCPRCGGLIRPGIVFFGDLIPFEALQKAREYSRQADVFVVLGSSLEVNPAASLALDAQRAGAKLLIINRGPTRLDPIADKRYELDLTEFSNTVLSLLETKEKDRLFKDGL, from the coding sequence ATGAATCGAATCCAAAATCCACAGGAGGCGGCCGACTCGTTCCTGTCCGCCCTGCGGCAGAGCCGCTGTGCCGTCGGACTGACCGGCGCAGGCGTCTCCACTGCCTCCGGCATTCCTGATTTTCGCGGAGCCGGCGGTCTCTATTCCAAAATCTCTCCCCGCACCTTCGAAATCGATTTCTTCTTATCTAACCCGGGCGACTATTACAAAATTGCCCTCGAACACATCCACCCTCTGGCTGACAAAACCCCAAACTCCACTCATACCATGCTCGCCCGCCTCGAGCAGGAAAATCTTCTGAAAGCCCTGATTACCCAAAATATCGACGGTCTCCATACCAAAGCCGGCTCCAAAAACGTCATCGAATTTCACGGCAATGTCGTCGACTTCTATTGTCTGGAATGCGAAAGCCCTTCCTCACGCTCTGAGGTAGACAGACAAATCCGCACCGCCGGCATCCCCAAATGTCCCCGCTGCGGCGGACTCATCCGCCCGGGCATTGTCTTTTTCGGCGACCTGATTCCATTCGAAGCCCTCCAAAAAGCCCGTGAGTACAGCCGGCAGGCGGATGTTTTCGTGGTGCTCGGCTCCTCACTGGAGGTCAACCCCGCCGCCTCCTTAGCCCTCGACGCCCAGCGGGCCGGTGCCAAACTCCTCATCATCAACCGCGGCCCCACCCGCCTGGACCCCATCGCCGATAAACGCTATGAACTGGACCTGACCGAATTTTCCAACACGGTCCTGTCTCTGCTGGAAACAAAAGAAAAAGACCGCCTTTTCAAAGACGGTCTTTGA
- a CDS encoding PEP-CTERM sorting domain-containing protein, with amino-acid sequence MEKGKIYFALLLLVSVSSFGALTVQCIRVDAIEGDGFTASYSPQTLTWSGGASVSLYSSSNGSGDPVATFTGVVNILGTFTGLTDMSSGNTAKASFSDIDWSISVLGIPVIWGTEKPGELFIEEEQFNTGILWGSGVVQVTGCSFGTVQEFLDYCWDDDNGAARLKSQVIVPKTFNSYLTQSYYTKNTTMWLIADETVIPEPATMALLGLGSLIALRKRS; translated from the coding sequence ATGGAAAAGGGAAAGATTTATTTTGCACTTCTTTTGTTGGTTTCGGTTTCTTCGTTCGGTGCCTTGACCGTGCAGTGCATTCGGGTGGATGCCATTGAGGGGGACGGCTTTACAGCTTCGTATTCTCCTCAGACTCTTACATGGTCGGGAGGGGCAAGTGTGTCGCTCTATTCGAGTTCGAATGGAAGCGGCGACCCGGTGGCAACGTTTACGGGAGTGGTGAATATTTTGGGGACTTTTACCGGCTTGACGGATATGTCATCCGGAAACACGGCCAAGGCCAGTTTCAGCGATATCGATTGGTCGATTTCGGTTCTGGGGATTCCTGTGATTTGGGGCACCGAGAAGCCGGGGGAATTATTTATTGAGGAAGAACAGTTTAACACAGGGATTTTGTGGGGCAGCGGGGTTGTCCAGGTTACTGGATGTTCTTTCGGAACAGTTCAGGAGTTTCTGGATTACTGCTGGGATGATGATAACGGAGCGGCTCGGCTGAAATCGCAGGTGATTGTTCCGAAGACATTTAATAGTTATCTGACGCAGTCCTATTATACGAAGAATACCACGATGTGGCTGATTGCGGACGAGACCGTGATTCCGGAGCCGGCAACGATGGCTCTGCTGGGACTGGGCAGTCTGATTGCACTGCGGAAAAGAAGCTAA
- a CDS encoding PEP-CTERM sorting domain-containing protein: MTMGRGYSKIVASFLAFLLLAGVSSGGFKYVDAIDLDISEFSFYNNTAKQFVLSTLLGGSEVPIDVGNISVFGGGWDYTFVGRMVVTASDLAADLSSGGRAMAVFSNGSSAGPATMTIIATTLTDKISGIDIISPTTHPGGVVLLTARMNSEDDEWYVWETGKYTDAFIGDTHYEITGGELKDGSLLRLSDFRATWALGQCGPANITGFNQNLNSYLPSLEIMPDVPEPATILLFGAGVFAFKRR; encoded by the coding sequence ATGACAATGGGGAGAGGTTATTCAAAGATCGTGGCGTCCTTTCTTGCTTTTCTCCTGTTGGCCGGTGTTTCATCCGGGGGGTTCAAGTATGTAGATGCCATCGATTTGGATATCAGCGAATTCAGCTTTTATAACAACACTGCAAAGCAGTTTGTGCTGTCCACTCTTCTGGGCGGCAGTGAAGTGCCGATCGATGTAGGGAATATTTCTGTATTTGGCGGAGGGTGGGATTATACATTTGTCGGCAGGATGGTTGTGACAGCCAGCGATTTGGCTGCGGATTTATCGAGTGGGGGCAGGGCCATGGCTGTTTTTTCAAACGGTTCCTCTGCGGGTCCAGCCACGATGACAATTATTGCCACCACGCTGACGGATAAAATCAGCGGAATAGATATAATTAGTCCGACGACTCATCCGGGCGGTGTAGTTCTTTTGACAGCGAGAATGAACAGCGAAGATGATGAGTGGTATGTTTGGGAGACAGGAAAATACACCGACGCTTTCATCGGAGATACCCATTATGAAATAACGGGCGGGGAGCTGAAAGACGGTTCTCTGCTGCGGTTGTCAGATTTCCGTGCAACTTGGGCCTTAGGGCAGTGCGGCCCGGCAAATATCACGGGATTCAATCAAAATTTGAACAGCTATCTTCCGTCTTTGGAGATTATGCCGGATGTGCCGGAGCCGGCAACGATTCTGCTGTTTGGCGCCGGTGTGTTCGCATTCAAGAGAAGATAA
- a CDS encoding PEP-CTERM sorting domain-containing protein (PEP-CTERM proteins occur, often in large numbers, in the proteomes of bacteria that also encode an exosortase, a predicted intramembrane cysteine proteinase. The presence of a PEP-CTERM domain at a protein's C-terminus predicts cleavage within the sorting domain, followed by covalent anchoring to some some component of the (usually Gram-negative) cell surface. Many PEP-CTERM proteins exhibit an unusual sequence composition that includes large numbers of potential glycosylation sites. Expression of one such protein has been shown restore the ability of a bacterium to form floc, a type of biofilm.), which yields MKKLFLRAGLLFTIIFTSSSFGALSFKITAHRTTLVVGQTTTVSLFAYAEEAAGMNGLNSWQLSAFVSGTGMLKVVPGSLSVIKPFVADVLTAGINSPSGAIRDLSMTAVSAGVDSSLGVGGYQKIAEFSVEALGVGQVVYTLGDGGGGFGGILRDYNPLNPTTWGNMLGGVFNEAESQRVFTIVPEPASLVLLGSMGLMVLKARRMK from the coding sequence ATGAAGAAACTCTTTCTGCGAGCAGGCCTCCTGTTTACCATCATTTTCACATCATCTTCATTTGGTGCCCTTTCTTTTAAAATAACCGCGCATAGAACAACACTTGTTGTCGGACAGACGACGACTGTTTCTCTTTTTGCTTATGCGGAAGAAGCCGCCGGAATGAATGGTTTGAACAGTTGGCAGCTGAGTGCATTTGTTTCCGGTACAGGGATGCTGAAAGTGGTTCCGGGCAGTCTGAGCGTTATCAAGCCCTTTGTTGCGGATGTTCTGACAGCCGGCATCAATTCTCCGTCGGGGGCTATCCGTGATTTGTCGATGACGGCTGTGTCTGCAGGTGTTGATTCCTCGCTGGGAGTGGGCGGCTATCAAAAGATTGCAGAGTTTTCTGTCGAGGCCCTTGGGGTGGGACAAGTGGTTTATACGCTCGGAGACGGCGGAGGAGGATTCGGCGGAATTCTCCGGGATTATAACCCCCTGAATCCGACTACGTGGGGAAATATGCTGGGGGGCGTTTTTAACGAGGCGGAGTCGCAGCGGGTTTTCACGATCGTTCCGGAACCGGCAAGTTTGGTACTGCTCGGTTCAATGGGGCTGATGGTTTTGAAAGCCCGCCGTATGAAATAA
- a CDS encoding PilT/PilU family type 4a pilus ATPase produces the protein MNKKDNLFSPDAKVYPAGEGSFLSINDMLAYFEKMGAMRVSDLHIKVGTQPCYRIDGDLVRLKGGIVTQEIVEQLAFPLLGPKNIEALQRDTAVDCSYRYGTLQFRLNAFMDNDGLAIAIRALGTEIPKPEHIGFPNNVWKDIVRKTQGLVLFTGITGAGKSTTIASLIERINEDRACRIITLEDPIEYVFSQKNSMISQREVGRDVDTFAHGLRSMMREDPDIIFVGEMRDAETVALTLTAAETGHLVFSTLHTRDVVGTVTRILDFFPEGRQEEVRNQLSLGLRYIISQKLIPRKDGKGRVAVMEILNNNYAVANLIRKNKIEQIYSQMQVKTKDTTEEKMITFESHLAILVKQGIITLAEAQKWANDLKSFHDAMKSEATMTD, from the coding sequence ATGAACAAAAAAGACAATCTCTTTTCCCCTGACGCGAAAGTTTATCCTGCCGGTGAAGGCAGTTTCCTCAGCATCAACGACATGCTTGCTTATTTCGAAAAAATGGGCGCGATGCGGGTCTCCGACCTCCACATCAAAGTCGGCACCCAACCCTGCTATCGCATTGACGGCGATCTGGTCCGTCTCAAAGGCGGGATTGTCACCCAGGAAATTGTCGAACAGCTGGCCTTTCCCCTCCTGGGACCCAAAAATATTGAAGCCCTTCAGCGCGATACAGCCGTGGACTGCTCCTATCGTTACGGCACCCTTCAGTTTCGCCTGAATGCCTTCATGGACAATGACGGCCTGGCTATCGCCATTCGCGCTCTCGGAACCGAAATTCCCAAACCCGAACACATCGGTTTCCCCAACAACGTCTGGAAAGACATAGTCCGAAAGACACAGGGGCTGGTTCTCTTTACCGGCATTACCGGTGCCGGCAAAAGCACCACTATTGCCTCCCTCATCGAACGAATCAATGAGGACCGTGCCTGCCGAATCATCACACTCGAAGACCCCATCGAATACGTCTTCAGTCAGAAAAACTCGATGATTTCCCAGCGGGAGGTCGGCCGAGATGTGGACACATTCGCACACGGCCTCCGCTCGATGATGCGGGAAGACCCGGATATCATCTTCGTCGGTGAAATGCGCGATGCTGAAACCGTCGCCCTTACCCTCACCGCCGCCGAAACCGGCCACCTAGTCTTTTCCACTCTCCATACCCGAGATGTCGTCGGGACCGTCACCCGCATCCTCGATTTCTTCCCGGAAGGCCGCCAGGAAGAGGTCCGCAACCAGCTGTCCCTCGGGCTGCGCTATATTATCAGTCAGAAACTCATTCCCCGCAAAGACGGCAAAGGCCGCGTGGCCGTGATGGAAATTCTCAACAACAATTACGCCGTCGCCAATCTCATCCGAAAAAACAAAATTGAACAGATTTATTCCCAGATGCAGGTCAAAACCAAAGACACCACCGAAGAAAAAATGATCACGTTTGAAAGCCACCTGGCCATCCTCGTCAAACAGGGAATCATCACCCTTGCCGAAGCCCAGAAATGGGCCAACGACCTCAAAAGCTTTCACGATGCCATGAAAAGTGAAGCCACTATGACGGATTAA